Proteins from a genomic interval of Cucumis melo cultivar AY chromosome 7, USDA_Cmelo_AY_1.0, whole genome shotgun sequence:
- the LOC127150396 gene encoding uncharacterized protein LOC127150396: MEKSEIANPISMILDGSNYITWANQMKSFLIGQKLWRIVTGDITKTTEQDKEDNRKFIECLEEWDSKNHQIIIWLSNTSIPVIHTQFDAYENAKELWNFLSTRFKPVELAHYYQFHNSLVNLNQEVCQSVNEYLVVLQPIWTQLDQAKISKDHLRLIKVLMGLRPEYESIRAALLHCSPLPLLDVAIQEILFEEKRLRINLSKHSDVVLSGTYSPSGASSTFYKNCKLTGHKFIDCPKIECRYCHKRGHILDNCPIKSHRPRSYSIRPKNFTKPSTSSVVAATSDNSPTPHFQISDLQSLLNQLISSSSSTLAVSPGNRWLLDSACCNHMTSNYSLMNTPSSVKSLPPIYASDGNCMNITQVVSSFVTYVCLILVCSF; encoded by the coding sequence ATGGAGAAAAGTGAAATTGCTAACCCAATTAGCATGATTCTTGATGGGTCTAATTATATTACATGGGCAAATCAAATGAAAAGCTTTTTAATTGGCCAGAAATTATGGCGTATTGTCACCGGCGATATTACCAAAACAACCGAACAAGACAAGGAAGATAATagaaaatttattgaatgcctcGAAGAATGGGATAGCAAAAATCATCAGATTATCATCTGGCTTAGTAACACATCAATCCCGGTTATCCATACACAATTTGATGCTTATGAAAATGCTAAGGAGTTATGGAATTTTTTGTCTACACGATTTAAGCCTGTCGAATTAGCTCATTACTATCAGTTTCACAATAGCCTTGTCAATCTTAATCAAGAAGTTTGTCAATCAGTTAATGAGTATCTAGTCGTGCTTCAACCTATTTGGACTCAACTTGATCAAGCTAAAATCAGTAAAGATCATCTTCGTCTTATTAAAGTCCTTATGGGACTCCGTCCAGAATATGAGTCTATTAGAGCCGCCTTATTACACTGCAGTCCCTTGCCCTTATTGGATGTTGCTATCCaagaaatattatttgaagaaaaacgTCTTCGCATCAATCTCTCTAAACATTCTGATGTTGTTCTTTCTGGCACTTATTCACCATCTGGGGCATCAAGCACATTTTATAAGAATTGTAAGCTCACTGGTCATAAATTTATTGATTGTCCTAAAATAGAATGCAGGTACTGCCATAAGCGAGGTCATATTCTGGATAATTGTCCCATAAAATCACATCGACCACGAAGCTATTCTATAAGACCAAAGAACTTTACTAAACCCAGTACCTCCTCTGTTGTTGCTGCTACCTCAGATAATTCCCCCACCCCCCATTTTCAGATAAGTGATCTTCAAAGTTTGCTAAATCAGttaatttcatcatcttcctctacACTTGCCGTCTCACCAGGTAATCGATGGCTTCTTGACTCTGCTTGTTGCAATCATATGACATCTAATTATTCTCTTATGAACACTCCTAGTTCTGTTAAATCTTTACCTCCTATTTATGCTTCTGACGGCAATTGTATGAACATCACTCAAGTTGTGAGTTCTTTTGTCACATATGTTTGTTTAATCTTAGTTTGTAGTTTCTGA
- the LOC103501160 gene encoding classical arabinogalactan protein 4, translated as MASSTLLNLLTLAFLLISAAANSPAPSPAPSAESPTWKWTPTNQPPSSPPTAEPPMTTTSPPSPTISPPATPPELSPVPSSYSPTSPPMANPPTLSPTAPPPAVTSPGHAPSPAKTKAPAPAPSKISPGPAKAPKSSKAPVSSPPSPNGQMEPPTPSQAPAPSKEGNGAGANRFAIGGSIAAGFMIAAFIA; from the coding sequence ATGGCTTCCTCCACCCTTCTCAATCTTCTCACTCTAGCCTTCCTGCTTATCTCCGCCGCTGCCAACTCCCCGGCACCCTCTCCAGCACCGAGCGCCGAATCACCAACGTGGAAATGGACGCCCACTAACCAACCACCCTCCTCTCCACCCACGGCGGAACCGCCAATGACTACAACTTCTCCACCTTCGCCTACAATATCTCCCCCGGCCACCCCCCCGGAGCTCAGCCCCGTTCCATCATCCTATTCACCCACTTCGCCGCCCATGGCTAACCCACCTACATTGTCGCCGACAGCTCCACCGCCGGCAGTCACGAGTCCCGGTCATGCCCCGTCGCCGGCGAAAACAAAAGCACCGGCTCCAGCTCCATCCAAAATTAGTCCGGGCCCAGCAAAGGCACCGAAATCTTCTAAAGCTCCGGTGAGTAGTCCTCCGTCACCGAATGGACAGATGGAGCCACCGACGCCATCCCAAGCTCCGGCACCGTCGAAGGAGGGTAACGGCGCCGGTGCAAACAGATTCGCCATTGGTGGGTCTATTGCAGCTGGATTTATGATTGCGGCTTTCATCGCTTAA